A region of the Candidatus Effluviviaceae Genus I sp. genome:
CCACGCGATGGAGCTCCTCGTGAACTACGACTGGCCCGGCAACGTGCGCGAGCTGGAGAACGAGCTCGAGCGCGCCGTCGCGCTCGCCAAGCCCGGCGCGCCGATCGGGGCGAGCGCGCTCTCCGACCGGATCCGTTCCGTCCAGATCGCCATCCGCCCGCTCAGGCCGGGCAGCCAGCTCTCGCTCAAAGACATGGTCGAGGACGTCGAACGCCGCGTCATTCTGCAGGTCTTGAGCGAGTGCGACTGGAACAAGTCCCGCGCGTCGGAAGCCCTCGGCCTCAGCAGGCAGGGCCTCCTGAAGAAGATCGCTCGGTTCGGACTGGAAGAGACGGAGGAGTAGCCCCGGAAGAAGGAGAGACCGTTGTCGGACAAGCGCGACGACGCAGGGACCGCCTACCGCGACGCGGGCGTGGACATCGACGCCGGACAGAAGGCGGTCACGCTCATGCACGACGCCGTGCGCTCGACGTGGGACGCGGGCGTGCTCGGCCAGTACGGCGCGTTCGCAGGGCTCTACGCGCAGAGCGCCCGCGAGGGCATGGGCGACATCCTCGCCGTCACCATTGACGGCGTGGGGACGAAGGTGAAGGTCGGGGTCATGTGCGGCCGGTACGACACGGTCGGGCAGGACCTCGTCAACCACTGCGTCAACGACCTCCTCGTCCAGCGCGCGCGCCCGCTCCTCTTCGCCGACTACTTCGCCTGTTCGAAGATCGACCCGGAGATGGTCGCCGCCGCGGTGAGCGGCATGGCCGAGGCGTGCCGCGCCGCCAACTGCAGCCTCATCGCCGGCGAGACCGCCGAGATGCCCGGCGTGTACGCGCCCGGCGAGATCGACATCGCAGGCTGCATGATCGGCCTGGCGAAGGGCGAGGAGCTGGAGTGCGCCGAGCCGGTCGCCCCCGGCGACGCGCTCATCGGCCTCGAGTCGTCGGGCCTCCACACGAACGGCTACTCCCTCGCCAGGAAGATCCTCTTCGAGACGGCGGGCTACGGCGTGGACACGCGCGTCGCCGAGCTCGGCTGCACCGTGGGGGAGGAGCTTCTCAAGATCCACCGCCCGTACTTCCCCCTGCTCCACACGTTCCTCGGCGACCCTCGCGTGCACGGGCTCGCGCACCTCACCGGCGGCGGGTTCTACGACAACGTCGCCCGCATCCTGCCGGAGGAGTGCGGCGCGCGTATCGAAAGAGGCTCGTGGAGCGTGCCGCCCGTCTTCCGGCTCCTGCAGGCCATCGGGAAGCTACCCGACAGCGAGGCCTACCGCGTGTTCAACATGGGCATCGGGATGGTCCTCGCGGTGGACCCGGGATGCGTGGACGACATCGCCGCGCTCGTCACGCGCCTCGGCTGTCCCACGCACGTCATCGGCGAGGTGACGGAGGGCGAGTCGCAGGTCACCGTCGAGTGACGGCCCCGCGCGTGCCACCCGGATGATGCCCCAGGCACCCGCCTCAACGGACGCCTCCGCGGGGCGTCCGTGTGCTATACTCCCGGCACCGCACATCCAGACGTATCCGTGAACCGAGGAGGCATCCCATGCGCGCTCTTGGGCTCTTTGTGACGCTGTGCGCCGCCGCGCTCGCCACCGCGGCCGTCACCAAGGAGGTCGTGTTCAGGTTCGACCCCGCGGGGGCGATGGCGGTCACCACCGTGACGGTTCGCGGCAGCTTCAACAACTGGGGCGAGACGCCGATGACGAAGCAGG
Encoded here:
- a CDS encoding phosphoribosylformylglycinamidine cyclo-ligase translates to MSDKRDDAGTAYRDAGVDIDAGQKAVTLMHDAVRSTWDAGVLGQYGAFAGLYAQSAREGMGDILAVTIDGVGTKVKVGVMCGRYDTVGQDLVNHCVNDLLVQRARPLLFADYFACSKIDPEMVAAAVSGMAEACRAANCSLIAGETAEMPGVYAPGEIDIAGCMIGLAKGEELECAEPVAPGDALIGLESSGLHTNGYSLARKILFETAGYGVDTRVAELGCTVGEELLKIHRPYFPLLHTFLGDPRVHGLAHLTGGGFYDNVARILPEECGARIERGSWSVPPVFRLLQAIGKLPDSEAYRVFNMGIGMVLAVDPGCVDDIAALVTRLGCPTHVIGEVTEGESQVTVE